The following proteins are encoded in a genomic region of Corythoichthys intestinalis isolate RoL2023-P3 chromosome 5, ASM3026506v1, whole genome shotgun sequence:
- the ppp6r2b gene encoding serine/threonine-protein phosphatase 6 regulatory subunit 2 has translation MFWKIDLHTASHLEALLDKEDVTLTELMDEDDVLQECKAQNKRLLLFLCQDKCMQELVRKITTEPPAGIEETKRFKYSNIACELLTSDVGVINDKLGNEEPLLESLYSFLEQPSPLNPLLSSFFSKTVGNLIARKTEQVIRFLRRKEEFLTLVLKHIDTSAMMDVLLRLISCVEPPPLRLETLTWLNEEKLAQRLVQIIHPEMDEERQSNASQTLCDIIRLSRDQANQLQEMSQADPLLTVLESQECVEQLLQNMFSGERTESCIVNGIQVLLTLLEIRRPVVDGVMDAQGFERSYTVNSSILLAIQPHLLHFHQLLLEPPKRNPMLTTLGVLEEPLGSTRLHVSRLVASLLYTSSASHAVIAQELCRLNTMDLLLNSFFKYTWNNFLHLQVELCVAAILRPCAHEMRLQLGAVSQDTVHPPQDASQASAEVAVPHDNSAHNLLVTHLFQHCRLVQRILLAWEENDKTQSEGGMRRGYMGHLTRIANTIVHNLEKGPVHTQISNLISELPDDCRGRWETFVCQTLSETNRRNTIDLVGSGNPRPSSEDEMESPFPKELTLQQAFSDYQIQQMTANFVDQFGFNDDEFTDHDEGIGATFNRIAEININIDVGQDSANMASFDACTKERIQAFDDDEEDIWEEKEINYATQAKSRNRFGGSQAAQGQAPGKTRERSTSSDKAASSDSDEGEELKDNMDPFSSQTEATKNSGWIADFGEVNSKAPAAGAGFAAWDDPQPAATETDEKGWAKFTDFQPFCCSETGPRCSSPIDSDFSTKPSQNPCVWSVCGARKAPLVASDSSSSGSSDTDEDESKTGSGAGQAATMETINMGDGKETIRLTVDAKNERAVFSSHTEKMAADDKAKGNEAEHGDCASPAKASPTQQPSTVTQEKKPSANGPA, from the exons ATGTTTTGGAAGATTGACCTACACACGGCTTCTCATCTGGAGGCTTTATTGGACAAAGAGGATGTCACGCTCACTGAGCTCATGGATGAGGATGACGTGCTGCAGGAGTGCAAGGCTCAGAACAAAAG ACTCCTCCTGTTCCTGTGCCAGGACAAGTGTATGCAGGAGCTGGTACGCAAGATTACCACAGAGCCTCCTGCTGGTATCGAGGAGACCAAGCGATTTAA GTATTCAAATATAGCTTGCGAGTTGTTGACAAGCGACGTGGGGGTGATCAATGACAAGCTGGGCAATGAGGAGCCGCTACTGGAAAGCCTGTATTCCTTCCTGGAACAGCCCTCCCCTCTCAACCCTCTTCTGTCATCTTTCTTCAGCAAAACCGTTGGGAACCTTATTGCACGAAAGACTGAACAG GTGATTCGTTTCCTGCGGCGAAAGGAGGAATTCCTCACCCTGGTTCTAAAGCACATCGACACGTCGGCAATGATGGATGTCCTGCTACGACTCATTAGTTGTGTGGAGCCGCCCCCTCTTCGGCTGGAAACTTTAACT TGGCTAAATGAAGAAAAGCTGGCCCAGAGACTTGTGCAAATAATTCATCCAGAGATGGATGAAGAG AGGCAGTCCAACGCTTCTCAGACTTTGTGCGACATCATTCGTTTAAGCAGGGACCAGGCCAACCAGCTTCAGGAGATGTCCCAGGCCGACCCTTTGCTGACTGTGCTGGAATC GCAGGAGTGTGTAGAGCAGCTGCTACAGAACATGTTCTCAGGAGAAAGAACTGAAAGCTGCATTGTCAATGGGATTCAGGTTCTGCTCACGCTGCTAGAAATTAGGAGACCTGT CGTGGATGGTGTTATGGACGCGCAAGGGTTTGAAAGAAGTTACACCGTGAACAGCAGCATCCTGTTGGCCATTCAGCCTCATTTGCTCCACTTCCACCAGCTTCTTCTGGAGCCTCCTAAG CGAAATCCTATGCTGACAACTTTGGGTGTGCTGGAGGAACCTTTGGGGAGCACACGGCTACACGTATCTAGACTAGTGGCCTCCCTTCTCTATACCAGCTCCGCCAGCCACGCAGTCATAGCGCAGGAGCTCTGCAGACTTAATACAATGGACCTGCTTTTG AACTCGTTTTTTAAGTACACATGGAATAACTTCCTGCACCTCCAAGTGGAGCTCTGCGTGGCAGCCATTTTGCGGCCCTGCGCCCACGAAATGAGACTTCAGCTGGGCGCCGTCTCCCAGGACACCGTCCATCCTCCTCAGGATGCGTCGCAGGCTTCGGCGGAGGTCGCAGTCCCCCATGACAATTCTGCACATAATTTGTTGGTGACTCAC ttgtttcAACATTGCCGCCTCGTTCAACGGATTCTACTGGCTTGGGAAGAGAACGACAAAACCCA ATCAGAAGGTGGAATGAGAAGAGGCTACATGGGACATCTGACTAGAATTGCCAACACAATTGTGCACAATCTGGAAAAAGGCCCTGTTCAcacacagattagtaatcttatCAGCG AGCTACCAGATGACTGCAGAGGGCGCTGGGAGACTTTTGTTTGCCAGACCCTGTCAGAGACCAACAGGAGAAACACCATCGATCTG GTCGGCAGCGGTAATCCACGGCCTTCCTCAGAAGATGAAATGGAGAGCCCTTTCCCAAAAGAACTCACACTACAGCAG GCTTTCTCCGACTACCAAATTCAGCAAATGACTGCGAATTTTGTGGATCAGTTTGGATTCAACGACGACGAGTTTACTGATCACGATGAGGGCATCGG GGCAACGTTTAATCGAATTGCTGAGATCAATATCAACATTGACGTGGGCCAGGACAGC GCCAATATGGCTTCGTTTGATGCCTGCACCAAAGAGAGGATTCAAGCCTTCGATGACGACGAAGAGGACATCTGGGAGGAAAAGGAGATCAACTATGCAACACAAGCCAAGTCGAGGAACAG GTTCGGTGGGTCGCAGGCAGCCCAAGGCCAAGCCCCAGGTAAAACACGTGAAAGGTCCACGTCTTCTGACAAAGCGGCGAGCTCAGACTCTGACGAAGGAGAGGAGCTAAAAGACAACATGGACCCTTTCTCCAGCCAGACTGAGGCCACAAAGA ACTCTGGATGGATTGCAGACTTCGGAGAGGTGAACTCAAAGGCTCCCGCAGCAGGCGCCGGCTTCGCAGCCTGGGACGATCCCCAGCCGGCCGCCACCGAGACAGATGAGAAGGGCTGGGCCAAGTTTACAGACTTCCAGCCTTTCTGTTG TTCTGAAACAGGTCCCCGATGCAGCTCCCCCATCGACTCGGACTTCAGCACAAAACCAAGCCAGAACC CCTGTGTGTGGAGCGTATGCGGAGCAAGGAAAGCCCCCCTGGTGGCTTCGGACAGCTCCTCCTCCGGGAGCTCAGACACCGATGAAGATGAGAGCAAGACTGGGTCCGGAGCCGGCCAGGCGGCGACCATGGAGACCATCAACATGGGCGACGGCAAGGAAACCATCCGGCTCACCGTCGATGCCAAAAATGAACGCGCTGTGTTCAGCAG